In the Chroococcidiopsis sp. SAG 2025 genome, one interval contains:
- a CDS encoding methionine gamma-lyase family protein, translating to MNSYEQLQLAEQALSPIFSGIDAQVKQNLKRVLSAFRHQRVGAHHFASVSGYGHDDLGRQILDRVFAEVMQTEAAAVRVQFVSGTHAIACALFGVLRPGDEMLAVAGAPYDTLEEAIGLRGSGQGSLIEFGINYRQIDLTAAGNIDWQALETAVRDRTRLVLIQRSCGYSWRSSLSIAEIEKIVHIVKQQNPNTVCFVDNCYGEFIEDREPTAVGADLMAGSLIKNPGGTIVTAGGYVAGKEELVEAATCRLTAPGIGSAGGATFDQHRLMFQGLFLAPQMVGEAMKGNHLTAYVFDKLGYPVNPAPMVPRRDTIQAVRLGSPQKLVAFCRAIQQNSPIGSYLDPVPAEMPGYESELVMAGGTFIDGSTSEFSADGPLREPYAIFCQGGTHWTHVAIALEAVIEVVGAAN from the coding sequence ATGAACAGCTACGAACAGCTGCAACTAGCAGAACAGGCACTATCTCCGATTTTTTCTGGAATTGACGCTCAGGTCAAGCAAAATCTTAAACGAGTGCTGAGTGCTTTTCGTCACCAGCGGGTGGGGGCGCATCATTTTGCTTCTGTCAGCGGCTACGGTCACGACGATCTGGGTCGTCAGATATTAGATCGGGTATTTGCTGAGGTGATGCAAACAGAAGCAGCCGCAGTGAGAGTCCAGTTTGTCTCTGGAACTCACGCGATCGCCTGTGCTTTATTTGGCGTGTTGCGCCCAGGGGACGAGATGCTGGCGGTTGCAGGTGCGCCCTACGATACGCTGGAAGAAGCGATCGGGCTTAGGGGCAGCGGGCAAGGCTCTTTAATAGAGTTTGGCATTAATTATCGTCAAATAGATCTGACCGCAGCAGGAAATATTGATTGGCAGGCGTTAGAAACGGCGGTGCGCGATCGCACCCGTTTAGTTTTAATCCAGCGTTCTTGCGGTTATTCCTGGCGTTCTAGCCTTTCGATTGCCGAGATTGAAAAGATCGTCCATATCGTCAAACAGCAAAATCCCAATACAGTTTGTTTTGTCGATAACTGCTACGGCGAATTTATCGAAGATCGAGAACCTACGGCTGTCGGTGCGGATTTGATGGCGGGGTCTTTGATTAAAAATCCTGGCGGGACGATCGTCACGGCTGGCGGCTACGTAGCGGGGAAAGAGGAGTTGGTAGAAGCAGCTACCTGTCGCCTCACAGCCCCAGGAATCGGTAGTGCTGGCGGGGCGACGTTCGACCAGCATCGACTGATGTTTCAAGGGCTATTTCTCGCGCCGCAGATGGTAGGAGAGGCAATGAAAGGTAATCACCTGACTGCATACGTGTTCGACAAGTTAGGATATCCAGTGAATCCCGCCCCAATGGTGCCGCGTCGAGACACGATTCAAGCAGTTCGATTGGGTTCGCCACAAAAATTAGTGGCTTTTTGTCGGGCAATTCAGCAAAACTCGCCGATCGGTTCTTATCTCGACCCCGTACCCGCCGAAATGCCTGGTTATGAAAGTGAGTTAGTCATGGCTGGGGGGACGTTTATCGATGGTAGTACCTCGGAATTTTCCGCTGATGGTCCTTTACGAGAGCCATACGCGATCTTTTGTCAAGGGGGAACTCATTGGACGCACGTTGCGATCGCGTTAGAAGCTGTAATCGAGGTGGTAGGAGCTGCCAATTAA
- a CDS encoding DedA family protein: MLEGMTDAINSFGYLGIFLLVLIAPTPPEIVLPFAGFLAAQGKLSLPYAILAGVLGCTLSIVPWYLAGKYLGERRLKVFARRNRKWLKLSFGEIERAKQWFDRHGGKTVFFSRPIPSVRTLIALPAGISGMRLLPFLFHVISGEAIWQTALAYAGYLLGRRYEVVVWYTAPIARISIAVLLLVLLFWLIRRNRSNS; this comes from the coding sequence ATGCTTGAAGGAATGACGGATGCTATTAACTCTTTTGGCTATCTGGGCATCTTCCTGCTAGTCTTAATCGCTCCAACTCCTCCAGAAATTGTTTTACCCTTCGCGGGCTTTTTAGCTGCACAAGGCAAGCTTAGCTTACCATACGCGATTTTAGCTGGAGTCTTGGGTTGTACTCTATCAATCGTACCTTGGTACTTAGCAGGTAAATACTTGGGCGAACGGCGCTTGAAAGTATTTGCTAGGCGCAACCGCAAGTGGTTAAAACTTTCATTTGGAGAAATAGAGCGAGCCAAACAATGGTTCGATCGCCACGGTGGGAAAACTGTCTTTTTTAGTCGCCCCATCCCCAGCGTCCGCACGTTAATTGCGCTACCAGCAGGTATTAGTGGAATGAGATTGCTACCATTCTTATTCCATGTCATATCTGGTGAGGCGATCTGGCAAACTGCCTTAGCTTACGCTGGATACCTGCTTGGCAGGCGTTATGAAGTCGTTGTTTGGTATACCGCTCCCATTGCCAGAATTTCAATTGCTGTACTCCTGTTAGTACTTCTGTTCTGGTTAATTAGGCGTAACAGATCGAATAGTTAA
- the ribH gene encoding 6,7-dimethyl-8-ribityllumazine synthase, which yields MAVFEGTFTQTEPLRFAIVIGRFNDLVIGKLLEGCQDCLKRHGIDPNPHGSQVDYAYVPGSFEVPIVARQLALSHRYDAVICLGAVIRGQTPHFDYVAGEVAKGIAAAGFQTGVPVIFGILTVDSMQQALERAGIKSNKGWDYAMNAIEMASLMRQLHSDITVEPYNNNSQSLPAASLKSAVANERSPITESGE from the coding sequence ATGGCAGTCTTCGAGGGAACTTTTACTCAGACAGAACCTTTACGGTTTGCGATCGTCATCGGTCGGTTTAACGATTTAGTGATTGGTAAGCTGTTAGAAGGATGTCAAGATTGCTTGAAACGTCATGGCATCGATCCGAATCCTCACGGCAGTCAAGTCGATTATGCTTACGTCCCTGGTAGTTTTGAAGTGCCAATTGTGGCGCGACAATTAGCATTGTCTCATCGTTATGATGCCGTGATCTGTCTTGGAGCAGTCATTCGCGGTCAAACTCCCCATTTCGATTATGTTGCGGGAGAAGTAGCTAAGGGCATTGCTGCGGCAGGATTTCAAACTGGCGTACCAGTCATTTTTGGTATTTTGACTGTAGACTCGATGCAGCAAGCTCTGGAAAGAGCCGGAATTAAGAGCAACAAGGGTTGGGACTACGCCATGAACGCGATTGAGATGGCTAGCTTGATGCGGCAACTACATTCCGATATTACTGTAGAACCCTACAACAATAATTCTCAATCCTTGCCCGCTGCATCGCTGAAAAGTGCCGTTGCTAACGAGCGATCGCCAATTACAGAAAGTGGCGAGTGA
- a CDS encoding DUF4082 domain-containing protein, whose product MTALLAIAAPGSLAEPSSYSIWSDSTPLNAVVDKDTKPVELGLKFRSDVDGEVSAIRFYRAVANDSGYVVNLWTSTGELLGTGRAVEGQQPAPGWQTIQFYPPISIKAKQTYIASYYVNSGQYVASEKFFERAGVDNGFLHALRNGEAGSNSTYIYGYGGGFPTQSYNSTNYWIDVVFKPKTTSIWNDSVAPSSIATFDSQAVELGVKFKATKEGFVTGIRFYKAATNTGMHVGSLWTAGGQLIARGTFVSETTSGWQQLKFDQPIRISADTIYVASYHAPKGNYAYTLNHFTNPISNSGLQFLDGNNGVYKYGSSSFPSQTYKSSNYWVDVLYTPIGD is encoded by the coding sequence ATGACAGCATTACTCGCGATCGCAGCTCCGGGCTCTCTAGCTGAACCCTCAAGTTATTCTATTTGGTCTGACTCTACACCTTTAAATGCAGTTGTAGACAAAGATACTAAGCCTGTCGAACTAGGGCTAAAGTTTCGTAGCGATGTAGATGGAGAAGTGTCAGCAATTAGATTTTATCGAGCCGTGGCAAACGATAGTGGTTACGTCGTTAATCTTTGGACTAGCACTGGAGAGTTGCTCGGTACGGGCAGAGCTGTTGAAGGACAGCAACCCGCTCCAGGTTGGCAAACCATACAATTCTACCCACCCATATCAATTAAGGCAAAACAAACATATATTGCTTCTTATTACGTCAACTCTGGGCAATATGTCGCCAGCGAAAAATTCTTCGAGCGTGCTGGGGTAGATAATGGGTTTTTACACGCTCTGCGTAATGGTGAAGCTGGAAGTAACAGTACATACATTTACGGTTACGGCGGTGGTTTTCCAACTCAGTCATACAATAGTACTAACTACTGGATAGATGTTGTCTTCAAACCTAAAACAACGAGTATTTGGAATGATTCTGTAGCTCCATCTTCCATTGCCACTTTTGATTCTCAAGCAGTAGAGTTAGGTGTAAAGTTTAAAGCCACAAAAGAGGGCTTTGTGACTGGCATTCGGTTCTACAAAGCCGCTACTAACACTGGTATGCATGTTGGCTCTTTATGGACTGCTGGGGGTCAGCTCATCGCACGCGGTACGTTTGTTTCCGAAACAACTTCTGGCTGGCAACAACTTAAATTCGACCAGCCAATTCGGATCTCGGCAGATACGATTTACGTAGCTTCTTATCACGCTCCAAAAGGTAACTACGCTTACACGCTGAATCACTTTACCAACCCCATTAGCAACTCTGGTTTGCAATTTCTTGATGGTAATAATGGCGTGTATAAATACGGTAGCTCCAGCTTTCCCAGCCAAACTTACAAAAGTAGCAATTACTGGGTAGACGTTCTATACACTCCGATTGGAGATTAA
- the psbZ gene encoding photosystem II reaction center protein PsbZ, which produces MLSALFQLALVALVFLSFALVIGVPVAYATPQNWVESKRLLWIGSIAWFGLVIVIGVLNFLVV; this is translated from the coding sequence ATGTTATCTGCTTTGTTTCAATTGGCTTTAGTTGCCCTGGTATTCTTGTCCTTTGCTTTGGTGATTGGCGTTCCCGTGGCTTACGCTACTCCCCAAAATTGGGTGGAATCAAAAAGGCTGCTTTGGATCGGTTCGATCGCCTGGTTCGGTCTAGTGATCGTCATCGGTGTTTTGAACTTTTTGGTTGTATAA
- a CDS encoding ABC transporter ATP-binding protein — protein sequence MKTVTTDSPTFESNPSERPAVIQTSQLRKVYRTGFWMNQKIPSLKGCSLTVYQGETFGLLGPNGAGKTTLLKLLLGILRPTSGQGLLLGQPLGDRPIKQRIGYLPENAYYYDYLTGWEVLEMAAGLFQIPRSVQRQRIPQLLELVGLPLIAARKKQLRQYSKGMVQRVGMAQALINDPELVFLDEPMSGLDPLGRYQMRQIILSLKAQGKTIFFNSHILSEVEQICDRVAILSQGNLICSGSLDELLGTTDAYHVKGKGGDVEILRQWLTNLQTEADGTWKGELSGEPYDFLAKLRSLGGQIVGMNLSRPSLEEFFLQQISATSGSRDELGAGSRV from the coding sequence ATGAAGACTGTTACTACTGATTCGCCTACTTTTGAATCTAATCCTTCCGAGCGCCCAGCAGTCATTCAAACTTCTCAATTGCGGAAAGTTTACCGTACTGGCTTTTGGATGAATCAGAAAATTCCCTCGCTCAAAGGTTGCTCTCTAACGGTATATCAGGGCGAAACTTTTGGTCTTTTGGGACCGAATGGAGCGGGTAAAACAACGCTCTTAAAATTATTGTTGGGTATTCTTCGCCCCACGAGCGGACAAGGTTTATTATTAGGTCAACCTTTAGGCGATCGCCCGATCAAACAACGTATCGGTTATTTACCAGAAAATGCTTATTACTACGACTATCTAACTGGTTGGGAAGTTTTAGAAATGGCAGCGGGACTGTTTCAAATTCCCCGTAGCGTTCAACGTCAGCGCATTCCTCAACTGCTGGAATTAGTCGGACTGCCATTAATTGCTGCCCGCAAAAAGCAACTACGCCAATATTCTAAGGGTATGGTGCAGCGGGTAGGAATGGCACAAGCTTTGATCAATGACCCTGAATTAGTGTTTTTAGACGAGCCGATGTCTGGTTTAGATCCGTTAGGACGCTACCAGATGCGACAGATTATTCTTTCTCTCAAAGCTCAAGGCAAGACTATTTTTTTCAACAGTCATATCTTGTCTGAAGTCGAGCAAATTTGCGATCGCGTTGCCATCTTATCCCAAGGAAATTTAATTTGTAGCGGTTCCCTGGATGAATTATTGGGAACGACTGATGCTTATCATGTCAAAGGCAAAGGTGGTGATGTAGAAATACTCCGCCAATGGTTAACTAATTTACAAACAGAAGCGGATGGGACTTGGAAAGGCGAACTTAGCGGCGAACCCTACGATTTTTTGGCAAAGTTACGTTCTCTCGGCGGGCAGATCGTTGGCATGAATTTGTCTCGTCCTTCTTTGGAAGAGTTTTTCTTGCAACAAATTTCTGCTACATCAGGGAGCAGGGACGAGCTGGGAGCTGGGAGCAGGGTGTAA
- a CDS encoding glutamate-5-semialdehyde dehydrogenase, whose amino-acid sequence MTGDTSHTHSSLVATARRAYGASLKLGISKGADRSRAVQKMAEALKQSFDDILEANTLDLEASREMAVPELIVDWLKLTPERLQAAVEILQRLGELSDPLRRIRNADYQLADSQTYCQLMPLGTIALVYEAFPELGAIAAGLCIKTGNSLILKGGSEASHSNAAIAKVLQIALEESGMPSGCLERIETEEGSLTQELITQDQYINLVIPYGRPSLVQQVVRQSTTPVLKSAMGNCYLYWSLSGSIEMMRWTILDSHASEPDPVNAIEKVLIHRTTNPSSLVTLWNSLQEKGFQVRGDSALVEAFPQLQLAKDSEWSQSYLNKTVAFKVVDNLEAAISWINRYSSGHADCIVTESYQESRHFALRVNSASTYINASPRFCRNPARGESIFLGMSNQKGHRRGLISPESLTTVKHIVQGNSRF is encoded by the coding sequence ATGACAGGTGACACATCTCATACTCACTCAAGCTTGGTCGCTACTGCTCGTCGCGCCTACGGAGCTTCCCTAAAACTAGGAATTAGTAAGGGGGCAGACCGCAGTCGTGCCGTGCAAAAAATGGCAGAAGCACTCAAGCAATCTTTCGATGACATTTTGGAAGCCAACACTTTGGACTTGGAAGCTAGTCGCGAAATGGCAGTGCCAGAATTAATCGTGGATTGGCTGAAGTTGACTCCCGAACGCCTCCAAGCTGCGGTAGAAATTTTGCAACGCCTGGGCGAACTGTCAGACCCTTTGCGACGGATTAGAAATGCTGACTACCAGCTTGCCGATTCTCAAACTTACTGCCAGCTCATGCCGTTGGGAACGATCGCGTTGGTTTACGAAGCGTTTCCAGAACTTGGGGCGATCGCAGCGGGATTATGTATCAAAACTGGTAACAGCCTCATTCTCAAAGGTGGGAGTGAAGCCAGTCACTCTAATGCTGCTATTGCCAAGGTTCTGCAAATTGCCTTAGAGGAAAGCGGAATGCCTTCTGGTTGTCTGGAAAGAATTGAGACAGAGGAAGGGAGTTTAACACAAGAATTAATTACCCAAGACCAATATATAAACCTTGTCATTCCCTACGGTCGCCCCAGCTTAGTTCAGCAGGTCGTGCGACAGTCCACCACCCCAGTTTTGAAATCGGCGATGGGGAACTGTTACCTTTACTGGTCGCTATCTGGCAGTATCGAAATGATGCGCTGGACGATTTTAGACAGTCACGCTAGCGAACCCGATCCGGTGAATGCGATCGAGAAAGTCTTGATTCACCGCACCACCAATCCCTCATCCCTCGTTACCTTGTGGAACAGCTTGCAGGAAAAAGGTTTTCAAGTTAGGGGAGATAGCGCCTTAGTCGAAGCATTTCCCCAGCTACAACTGGCAAAGGATTCTGAGTGGAGTCAATCATATTTAAACAAAACAGTAGCTTTTAAGGTAGTGGACAACTTAGAAGCAGCCATTTCGTGGATCAATCGTTATAGTAGCGGTCACGCCGACTGCATCGTTACCGAGTCCTATCAAGAAAGCCGTCACTTTGCTTTGCGGGTGAATAGCGCCTCCACTTATATCAACGCCTCCCCGCGCTTTTGCCGCAATCCTGCCCGAGGAGAGTCAATATTTCTGGGGATGTCAAATCAGAAAGGACACCGCCGAGGACTGATCAGCCCCGAAAGCCTGACGACGGTAAAGCATATCGTCCAGGGGAATAGCAGATTTTAG
- a CDS encoding site-specific DNA-methyltransferase, translated as MFLCCPLYNTDYGSAYVGNALELLDCLESNSIDLVITSPPFALQREKSYGNVEQEAYVNWLFNFCEKVYRILAPHGSFVLDLGGAYQSKRPVRSLYNYRILIKLCDDLNFRLAEEFFWYNPSKLPSPIEWVNKRKIRTKDAVNTIWWLSKTDNPKANVSNVLVPYSERMKKLLQNPEKFYQPKERPSGHDIGKAFANNNGGAIPSNLLQIPNTESGSRYIQLCKAAKIGAHPARFPQKLPQFFINFLTEPGDTVLDIFAGSNTTGAAAESLQRHWIAFEQNRSYLATSAFRFVDANLNQAQVTTLYTQLMSSSQTVALQSFDTHRIVD; from the coding sequence ATGTTTCTATGTTGTCCTTTATACAATACTGATTATGGTTCTGCATATGTTGGTAATGCTTTAGAATTACTTGACTGCCTCGAATCCAATTCTATCGATTTAGTTATTACTTCTCCACCTTTTGCCCTACAACGTGAAAAAAGTTATGGCAATGTCGAGCAAGAGGCTTATGTAAATTGGTTATTTAATTTTTGTGAAAAAGTCTATCGAATCTTGGCACCACACGGTAGTTTTGTTCTGGATTTAGGAGGAGCATATCAAAGTAAACGTCCCGTGCGATCGCTCTATAATTACCGCATTTTAATTAAACTTTGCGACGATCTAAATTTCCGTCTTGCTGAAGAGTTCTTTTGGTATAACCCCTCAAAATTACCATCTCCGATTGAGTGGGTCAATAAACGTAAGATTCGCACTAAGGATGCTGTCAATACTATTTGGTGGTTATCAAAAACTGATAATCCCAAAGCTAATGTGAGTAATGTACTCGTGCCTTACTCAGAGCGCATGAAAAAATTACTCCAGAATCCAGAAAAATTTTATCAACCAAAAGAACGTCCATCAGGACACGATATCGGTAAAGCTTTTGCTAACAATAATGGAGGAGCAATCCCTTCTAATTTATTACAAATACCCAATACTGAAAGCGGCTCTCGCTACATCCAATTATGTAAAGCAGCTAAGATTGGCGCACATCCAGCACGTTTTCCGCAGAAACTTCCCCAGTTCTTTATTAATTTTTTGACAGAACCAGGCGATACAGTCCTCGATATCTTTGCAGGTTCTAATACTACAGGTGCAGCAGCCGAATCATTACAACGACATTGGATCGCGTTTGAACAAAACAGATCGTATCTCGCAACTTCTGCATTTCGATTTGTTGATGCTAATCTGAATCAAGCACAAGTTACTACTCTATATACTCAGTTAATGTCAAGTTCGCAGACAGTAGCTTTACAGTCATTCGATACTCACCGCATAGTTGATTAA
- a CDS encoding acyl-CoA desaturase, producing the protein MTIATPTKLTINWVNTLFFIGLHFGALFALLPSNFSWQAVGVAVFLYWVTGGLGVTLGFHRLVTHRSFQTPKWLEYFLVFCGTLACQGGPIEWVGTHRAHHLYSDTEPDPHDSNKGFWWSHIGWLIYRRPIELDLARFTKDIAGDPVYQFLEKNMIFIQIALGVVLLLLGGWSFVVWGIFVRVVFVYHCTWLVNSATHKFGYRSHESGDRSTNCWWVALLVFGEGWHNNHHAFQYSARHGLEWWEIDLTWMTICLLQALGLAKNVKLAGKADG; encoded by the coding sequence ATGACGATTGCTACCCCAACCAAACTGACAATCAACTGGGTCAATACCCTATTTTTTATTGGTTTGCATTTTGGAGCTTTATTTGCTCTACTCCCTAGCAACTTCAGCTGGCAAGCAGTTGGTGTTGCCGTGTTTCTCTACTGGGTCACTGGCGGTTTGGGAGTTACTCTAGGATTTCACCGTCTTGTCACCCACCGCAGCTTTCAAACTCCAAAATGGCTGGAGTATTTCTTAGTATTTTGCGGAACACTCGCCTGTCAAGGAGGTCCAATTGAATGGGTAGGGACGCACCGCGCCCATCATCTTTACTCCGATACAGAACCCGATCCTCACGACTCTAACAAAGGTTTTTGGTGGAGTCACATCGGCTGGTTAATTTATCGCAGACCGATTGAATTAGATCTTGCTCGTTTTACAAAAGATATTGCTGGCGATCCAGTTTATCAGTTTCTAGAAAAAAATATGATTTTCATCCAGATCGCTCTGGGTGTAGTCCTGCTTTTACTTGGTGGCTGGTCGTTTGTCGTTTGGGGAATTTTCGTGCGAGTCGTATTCGTCTACCACTGTACCTGGTTGGTAAACAGCGCCACGCACAAATTTGGCTATCGCAGCCATGAATCCGGCGATCGCTCGACCAACTGTTGGTGGGTAGCCCTGTTGGTGTTTGGTGAAGGCTGGCACAACAACCACCACGCCTTTCAATACTCTGCCCGACACGGCTTAGAGTGGTGGGAAATCGATCTCACTTGGATGACAATCTGCTTGCTACAAGCTCTTGGCTTGGCGAAGAATGTGAAGTTAGCTGGAAAGGCTGACGGTTGA
- a CDS encoding CBS domain-containing protein — MDLILCHTTADFDALGAAVGLSRLWAGAKIVLTGGSHPAVKDFLALHRDEYALIERRSVNLKQIRSLIVVDTQHRDRLGAAAEWLDLPQIEQIVVYDHHLEIDSDISATATHIADVGATTTLIVEELQAQQVEITSFEATVMALGIHVDTGSLSFDQANHRDALALAWLMQQGASLHVVRDYIDPGFSPQLQALLTEALDNFHCDRLRGYTVTWVLLKTPGYVSGLSSLAARLMELTESDTVLLGARYALGESGEERLTVIGRSQIPGTNLNELFQPLGGGGHSQAASLSLRGVDGQATLQHLVDRLKATIPHPPTARELMSSPVRTIRPDTTIAEAQRILLRYGHSGLSVVDPTGKLVGIISRRDIDIALHHGFSHAPAKGYMTTNIKTITPDTTLPEIQALMVTYDIGRLPVLQDGELRGIVTRTDVLRELHQEGARSEELGVRGNAVGIIPPAAFLRLLSDRLAAPFWQLLTQASAQAEQRGWHLYLVGGGVRDLLLAKQNGAAPLYLQDIDLVVDGFHRTADVGAGVELARALQQLYPAARLEIHGAFQTAALLWHKDPIFGSLWIDIATARTEFYPYPAANPEVEASSIRQDLYRRDFTINSLAVRLTPPRAGEMLDFFGGLLDLQAKQIRVLHPNSFIEDPTRIYRAVRFAVRLEFAIEPQTENYIRYAVNSGVYKRTQGNNSRAPALQTRLKNELKYILQAPYWQAALSLLGDLDALQCLHETLKLDKTLWQQLRFLERCLRRFNRESQKSKVKSQNVPIPPWLLRLEVLIAYLAPEYRDRVAQNLQLPDDSINRLRHLQQAQERVLTVLPSCRLPSQVFDLLRQYDLPMLILIALRSPRPTRSLVWQYVTHWANVQPLLNGYDLKQLGYKPGPQYRQILDDLLAATLDGIVRDRTEAESYLFEHYPR, encoded by the coding sequence ATGGACTTAATTCTTTGTCATACAACAGCGGATTTTGATGCTCTGGGTGCGGCTGTGGGGCTGTCGCGGCTGTGGGCGGGAGCGAAGATCGTGCTGACGGGTGGTAGTCATCCAGCTGTAAAGGATTTTTTGGCACTGCATCGGGACGAATACGCATTGATTGAGCGCCGTTCTGTGAATCTAAAACAAATTCGATCGCTGATTGTCGTCGATACACAACACCGCGATCGCTTGGGTGCGGCGGCGGAGTGGCTGGATTTGCCCCAAATCGAACAGATTGTTGTTTACGACCACCACTTAGAGATTGATAGCGATATTTCGGCTACGGCAACTCATATTGCTGATGTGGGAGCGACTACGACGCTAATTGTCGAGGAGTTACAAGCTCAGCAGGTGGAAATTACGTCGTTTGAAGCAACTGTGATGGCGTTAGGCATCCACGTTGATACGGGTTCGCTTTCATTTGACCAAGCTAACCATCGCGATGCGTTGGCTCTAGCATGGTTGATGCAGCAAGGAGCTAGCTTGCATGTCGTGCGAGATTACATCGATCCTGGGTTTTCACCGCAGTTGCAAGCATTGTTAACTGAGGCACTGGATAACTTCCACTGCGATCGCTTGCGGGGATATACAGTCACTTGGGTCTTGCTAAAAACTCCAGGTTATGTATCTGGATTATCTAGCTTGGCAGCGCGACTAATGGAATTGACCGAAAGCGATACCGTTCTACTGGGGGCAAGGTATGCTTTGGGAGAGAGTGGCGAAGAAAGGCTGACAGTTATCGGGCGATCGCAAATTCCTGGAACAAATCTGAATGAATTGTTTCAGCCCCTCGGCGGTGGGGGACATTCTCAAGCTGCGTCTCTCTCATTACGGGGTGTCGATGGGCAGGCAACTTTACAACATTTGGTAGACCGACTCAAAGCCACGATTCCTCATCCGCCGACAGCTAGGGAATTAATGTCATCCCCCGTCCGCACGATTCGCCCAGATACAACTATTGCCGAGGCACAACGGATTTTGCTGCGCTACGGTCACTCTGGATTGTCCGTGGTCGATCCTACAGGCAAGTTGGTAGGAATTATTTCCCGCCGCGATATTGATATTGCCCTGCACCACGGCTTCAGTCACGCTCCCGCCAAGGGATACATGACGACAAATATCAAGACTATTACTCCAGATACAACCTTGCCAGAAATTCAAGCGTTGATGGTGACATACGATATCGGACGCTTACCAGTGTTGCAAGACGGAGAATTGCGTGGCATCGTCACCCGTACCGATGTCCTGCGGGAACTGCATCAGGAAGGAGCGAGGAGCGAGGAGCTAGGGGTAAGAGGGAATGCTGTTGGGATTATTCCACCTGCGGCATTCTTGAGATTATTGAGCGATCGCCTCGCCGCACCTTTTTGGCAACTGCTGACTCAAGCCTCTGCCCAGGCAGAACAGCGAGGTTGGCACTTGTATTTAGTTGGGGGAGGAGTGCGCGATTTACTGTTGGCAAAACAGAATGGTGCAGCACCCCTGTATCTACAAGATATCGATCTAGTTGTCGATGGCTTTCATCGTACTGCTGATGTAGGGGCAGGAGTGGAGTTAGCTCGCGCCCTTCAGCAACTTTACCCTGCTGCTCGTCTCGAAATTCATGGGGCATTTCAAACAGCAGCATTGTTGTGGCACAAAGACCCTATTTTCGGCTCGCTTTGGATTGATATTGCTACTGCACGCACGGAATTTTATCCCTATCCTGCTGCCAATCCTGAAGTAGAAGCGAGTTCCATTCGCCAAGACTTGTATCGACGCGACTTTACAATTAATTCCCTTGCCGTCCGTTTGACACCACCAAGAGCGGGGGAAATGTTAGATTTCTTTGGCGGATTGCTCGATTTACAGGCAAAGCAAATTCGGGTTTTACACCCCAACAGCTTTATTGAAGACCCAACTCGAATTTATCGTGCAGTCCGCTTTGCCGTTCGTTTAGAATTTGCGATCGAACCTCAGACGGAAAATTATATTCGCTATGCCGTTAATAGCGGGGTTTACAAACGCACACAAGGTAATAATTCTAGAGCGCCTGCCTTGCAAACGCGACTGAAAAACGAGCTAAAATACATTCTGCAAGCACCGTACTGGCAAGCAGCATTAAGTTTACTGGGAGATTTAGATGCTTTGCAATGCCTGCATGAAACTTTGAAACTGGATAAAACTCTTTGGCAGCAGTTGCGGTTTTTGGAGCGTTGTTTGAGACGATTTAATCGAGAAAGTCAAAAGTCAAAAGTTAAAAGTCAAAATGTTCCTATCCCTCCTTGGCTGTTACGTCTAGAGGTTCTCATCGCCTATCTTGCCCCAGAATACCGCGATCGCGTTGCCCAAAATTTACAATTACCCGATGACAGTATCAATCGCTTGCGCCATTTACAACAGGCACAGGAGCGAGTCTTGACGGTTTTGCCTTCCTGTCGGCTACCCAGTCAAGTATTTGACTTGTTGCGGCAATACGACCTACCGATGCTAATCTTAATTGCTCTACGCAGTCCTCGTCCTACGCGATCGCTGGTCTGGCAATATGTCACCCATTGGGCTAACGTCCAACCACTATTAAACGGTTACGACTTGAAACAATTGGGATACAAACCAGGACCTCAATATCGTCAAATTCTCGACGATCTACTTGCTGCCACCCTAGATGGAATTGTCCGCGATCGCACGGAGGCTGAGAGTTATCTATTTGAGCATTATCCCCGCTAG